GAATCATCATCCAGTGTAACCAGCTTCTTTTCCCGATCCACGTCAACGGCTTCTTTAGTAATGAGTTCGATGCCGTTGCTTTCGAGCAGGCCGTCCGGAACCACGTTGTTTTCCGGGCCGCCAACCGTCCCAAAAATGTAGGGTATCCCACAGGGAATGAGCACGGTGCCTTCTTTGCGCAGAACGGTTACGCTTTTTTCAGGATAATGCCGCCGGCAGCTTATCGCTGCGCTGATTCCGGACAGTCCGCCCACTACCAATACATCGGTTTTCTTCATGTCACTCATGTAATGCTCCTACTTTACTTGATTAAGACACTGCTTGTCCCCGTGAATAAGGCCAAAACAGCCTGTTTCGCATACTTGAGGAGCGAGAATAACAGTAAGTAAATGAAATCTCAATAGCGAATTCCGCCGCACATGAGTATTGACGCCTCACAGATACGGGACATACGATACATCCCTGAGATATGCAGGGGGCAAGAGAGTGCGTACATCAAGGGATGGTTGACGTCTCGACGGGTCAGCCGTGTTATGTGGTGGTGCAGGGGCATTGCCGATTCCATGATCTACAAGCAGGTGGATGCCGATGACGTACTTATGTTAACACCGCTCTCATAATCCAAAAACTGCGGTATTTTAGCTCCGTCACAGGTGGAAATAAATTGTTCAGCATGGGGTGTTACGATAATCTTCCATATGTATGTTCAAAGGACTCCTGACTCCTCGTTTTTTTAGGGCCTTTGATTGAATAAAATGAAAGGGATACTATGACCCCGTTTTTTATCTATGCGTATCTTCTGGATGGTCACGGATCTGGGACGCCGCTCAATTCAGAGCAGGTTGTCCAGTGGCAGCCGGGCGATGGCTGTTTATGGATTCACATTGATTATACAAATCCCGGGGCCAGGGAATGGCTGGAAAAGGAAAGTCGACTGCGGAGTTATGTAATCGATACATTGACGGCCGATGAAGTGCGGCCGCGTGCCTATTCTTCGGAAGACGCCGTTGTTATTGCATTGCGGGGTATCAATATGACTCCAGGAGAGGCGCCGGAGGACATGGTGGCCATTCGCGCTTGGCTTAGCGAGTTCATGATGATCACCTCATCCGACCACACGGTTATGTCGGTGTCGGATATGGTTGACGCGATCGAAAATGGCAGCGGTCCGAAGAACACCGGATCCTTTATCTTTATGCTCACGGATTTTATTGCCGAGCATATTGAACTGGTGGTCGATCAGCTGGAAGAAAGGTTAGATAAACTGGAAGTCGCCCTGCTGAATCCTGACACGGTTGATTTGGGACACCGATTGACCGCCCTGCGGCGGGAGGCCATTATTCTCAGGCGGTATCTTTCACCTCAACGGGAAGCCATGATCAAACTGAGCAACGAACATCAATCGTGGATCAACCTGCTCGATTTCAATCATCTGCGTGATGTAACAGATCGCATACTGCGTCATACAGAAGACCTCGAGTCACTGCGAGACCGGGCTGTTCTCACTCAGGAGGAGTGGCGAAACAGGATCACCGAACAAATGAATAACAGGATGTATGTCTTGTCCGTTTTTTCGATTATTTTTCTGCCGCTGGGATTCCTTACGGGGTTGCTGGGCATTAACATCGGTGGTGTCCCCGGCACCAATAACCCACAGGCTTTTATGTGGTTCATCTTCATCCTTCTGGTATTGCTGGCAGTGCAGCTCCTGATTTTGAAGCGCAAAAAATGGTTCTAGGTGCCATCGCCTTGTGGTGCAATGAATCAGTGAATCGGCTGCTGCGTTTTGCATGGGTTTTTCATGAAGATAGCTCTAAGCCCCGCCCTGCCTGAAAAAAAGTATAAAAAGTAGCAAAAGCACCCAGCGTTTGTACGGGCCGCCGGGCCGGTTGTGAAATCCGGAACGAAAAGACCATGGACTTTTATTGGATCATTGAATTTTATTGTGTGAAGCATGTTTTGACTGATAGGGCAAGCATCTGATATAAGCACCTGACATAAACACAAGAGCGTTCCAATGAGCGTGCAATGATCACGTAGCATTGACTCGCTGTGTTTTTGGTAAAAGACATATAACGTAGGGGTTATCACGCAATGAAAAATATGAAGCTAGTTGTAAAAATGGGTCTAATGGTCGGGGTATCCTTTCTGGTTCTGCTGGGGATTATCTTGTTTGGCGTTTACAGCGGCTTCAAGCACAATCTGGACAAGGAACTGGTCATCACGTCCAAGACCCATGGAGAGCTGATACGATCCGAAATTTCAAACTGGATTGCACCCAAAATGCAACGGGTCATCGATATGGCAAGTCTGGTGAAAGTGACGGATTTCGATCAATATGAGCTATACGGCCGCTCACTCACCGCTATGGTGGCTTCTGACAAAGATATATCGGATATGTATTACGCCAATACAACACCCTTTTCTGAGGG
The sequence above is drawn from the Spartobacteria bacterium genome and encodes:
- a CDS encoding zinc transporter ZntB codes for the protein MTPFFIYAYLLDGHGSGTPLNSEQVVQWQPGDGCLWIHIDYTNPGAREWLEKESRLRSYVIDTLTADEVRPRAYSSEDAVVIALRGINMTPGEAPEDMVAIRAWLSEFMMITSSDHTVMSVSDMVDAIENGSGPKNTGSFIFMLTDFIAEHIELVVDQLEERLDKLEVALLNPDTVDLGHRLTALRREAIILRRYLSPQREAMIKLSNEHQSWINLLDFNHLRDVTDRILRHTEDLESLRDRAVLTQEEWRNRITEQMNNRMYVLSVFSIIFLPLGFLTGLLGINIGGVPGTNNPQAFMWFIFILLVLLAVQLLILKRKKWF